A genomic stretch from Carcharodon carcharias isolate sCarCar2 chromosome 27 unlocalized genomic scaffold, sCarCar2.pri SUPER_27_unloc_1, whole genome shotgun sequence includes:
- the LOC121273724 gene encoding zinc finger protein 585A-like has product MEKLWKCGDCGKGFRSPSKLETHRRSHTGERPYTCSECGKGFIQSSHLQTHQQVHTGERPYMCSVCGKGFTQSSHLQTHQQVHTGERPFPCSECGKGFTRLSHLLTHRRVHTGERPFTCFECGKGFSDSSNLLTHHRVHTGERPFTCTVCGQRFSQSSSLLRHQASHTEKRPFKCSDCGCGFKSAVVLMAHQTIHTEERPFSCSHCAKSFRTSSSLQTHQRIHTGERPFTCSECGKGFSDSSNMQKHQRAHNGRKPWKCRDCGKGFKAPSELEIHRRTHTGERPFTCPECGKGFSDSSNLLMHQRVHTGERPYTCSECGKGFTRLSNLQTHQRVHNGERPFTCSECGKAFALLSHLQTHQRVHTGERPFICSECKKGFTNSSNLQKHKRVHTGERPFSCSECGKAFNQLSHLLTHQPVHNGERPFTCSECGKGFVQLSKLLLHQRVHTGERPFTCSVCGKGFTQSSTLLSHQRVHSGEKPFLCCVCGKGFRDTSSLLIHQRVHTGEKPFTCSTCGKGFTQSSSLLTHQRVHTGERPFICSVCGKGFTQSSNLLTHQRVHK; this is encoded by the exons atggagaaactgtggaaatgtggggactgtgggaagggattcagatccCCATCTAAGCTGGAAAcccatcgacgcagtcacactggggagaggccatacacctgctccgagtgtgggaaaggattcattcAGTCATCCCATCTGCaaacacaccagcaagttcacaccggAGAGAGGCCGTAcatgtgctctgtgtgtgggaaaggatttactcagtcatcccatctgcagacacaccagcaagttcacaccggggagagaccattcccctgctctgagtgtgggaagggattcactcggttatcccacctgctgacacaccggcgagttcatactggggagaggccattcacctgctttgagtgtgggaagggattcagtgattcatccaacTTATTGACACACCACCGAGTTCACACcggagagaggccgttcacctgcactgtgtgtgggcaGCGATTCAGTCAatcatccagcctgctgagacaccaagCCAGTCACACCGAAAAGAGACCCTTTAAATGCTCTGACTGCGGGTGTGGCTTCAAAAGTGCTGTGGTTCTGATGGCccaccagaccattcacactgaggagagaccgttcagctgctctcactgtgcaaaGAGCTTTAGAACATCATCCAGCCTTcagacacaccagcgaattcacaccggagagaggcctttcacctgctctgagtgtgggaagggattcagtgattcatccaacATGCAGAAGCACCAGCGAGCTCACAA tgggagg aaaccgtggaaatgtagggactgtgggaagggattcaaagcCCCGTCTGAGCTGGAGATTCATcgacgcactcacactggggagaggccattcacctgccccgagtgtgggaagggattcagtgattcatccaacctgctgatgcaccagcgagttcacactggggaaagaccatacacctgctctgagtgcgggaagggattcactcggttatCCAAtttgcagacacaccagcgagttcacaacgGGGAGCGGCCATTCacttgctctgagtgtgggaaggcatTCGCTCTGTTATCCCAtttgcagacacaccagcgagttcacaccggggagagaccattcatctgTTCTGAGTGTAAGAAGGGATTTACTAATTCATCCAATCTGCAGAAAcacaagcgagttcacactggggagaggccattcagctgttcTGAGTGTGGCAAGGCATTtaatcagttatcccacctgctaaCACACCAGCCAGTTCACAATGGTGAGAGGCCATTCACTTGTTCTGAATGTGGAAAGGGATTCGTTCAGTTATCCAAGCTGCTgttacaccagcgagttcacactggcgagaggccattcacctgctctgtgtgtgggaaaggattcacacagtcatccaccctgctttctcaccagcgagttcacagtggggagaagccATTCCTCTGTTGTGTgtgcgggaagggattcagaGATACATCCAGCCTGCTGAtacaccaacgagttcacactggggagaagcctttCACGTGTTCcacatgtgggaagggattcactcagtcatccagcctgctaacacaccagcgagttcataccggagagaggccattcatctgttctgtgtgtgggaagggattcactcagtcatccaacctgctgacacaccagcgagttcacaagtga